TGGATGCCCGCCATCTTCAAGGCCGAAGGCCCGCAGGAGGCCGCGCAGGAAGAAGGCCCGGAGCAGGACGCCCCGGAGGATACCGAGGCAATGGCGGATGAACCCGCCGAGGCACTGGCCGCTTGACCCGCGCCGAAGGCAAGCGCCCCGGCCTCGACCGGGGCGCTTCGCTTTGTGTGGTGGCGCATCGAGACGAAGGAATAACCGCGATCAGCACCGCGCCCAGGCCGTTCCGCCCTGGGCGCGGTGGACGCGAAATCCGGGTGCGACAGTGGCCGCGCCCGGTGTTCAAGGCCAATAGCCGAATTAAAACGCCGCCGCCTTCGCGCTGGCTCAGGCGGCGGCGTTGAAGGCATCGCTGTAGTGCGCGATGCCTTCCGGCACTGTCCCATGCAGGGCCAGCGCCATGAAATAGCCGGGCGGCACGCCCGGCAGTTGCAAGCCCGCATGGGCCTGGAAGCCAAAGCGCGTGTAGTACGTTGGATCTCCCAGCAGCACGCAGCCTGCGGCCTGCATAGCCCGCAGTTCAGACAGCGCCTGTTCCATCAGGCGCGAACCGATGCCTCGCCCCTGCCTTGGCGGCAGGACGGAGATCGGCCCCAACCCATACCAGCCCTCGGTCTTTCGCCTGTGCTCATGGGTGATCGTTACTGGCGACAGCGCGACGTGACCGACGACGCGCCCATGTTCTTCGGCCACGATGGAAAGCGTCAGTTCGTTGGCGGCACGCAAGGCGCGCACGATGAATTGCTCGGTGTGGCTGGTGTGTGGTGCATCAGCGAAGGCGGCGGTCGTGACCGCTTCGATGGCGGCAATGTCGTCGGCGGTTTCGTGTCGGAGCTGGATGGTCAGGGTGTGCCACATGAGATTCAGACGCCCATTGCCATGACCCAGCCCACCAGCCCGGCTAACAGCACCACGAGCGCCGGCGGCACGCGCCCCACCGTCAGCAGTCCGAACGAGAGCAGCGCCAGCCCAAAATCCGCCTTGCTGTGGATGGCACTCGTCCATACCGGGTCATAGAGGGCGGACACCAGAATACCGACCACGCCGGCGTTGATGCCGGCCATGGCCGTCTGGATGCCCGCGCGGTGGCGCAGCCCTTCCCAGAACGGCAGTGCACCGACCAGCATGAAAAAAGCGGGGAGGAAGATCGTGCCCAGGAGTGCCAGCCCGCCGATCCAGCCATGCAGCGGTCCGTGGGCGACCGCGCCGAGGTAGGCCGAGAAAGTGAACAGCGGCCCCGGCACGGCCTGCGCCGCACCGTAGCCGGCCAGGAAGTCGGCATTGCTCACGACGCCGCTGGGCACCACCGAGGCCTGCAGCAGCGGCAGCACAACGTGTCCACCGCCGAAGACCAGTGCACCGGAGCGGTACACCCCTTCCAGCAGGGCTATCGTGGACGAGTCCGTGGCTGCCGCCCACAGGGGCAGCCCGACGAGCGGTGCGGCAAACAGCAGCAGCGCCACGATGCCCAGCTTGCGCGAGACGGGGTAGCTGTGGGCGTGGCCGCCGCCGGGTTGCGCGATCTTCAATGTCCACCAGCCCAGCAGCCCTGCCACCGCGATGGCGGCAAGCTGTCCCGCGGCCGAGGGCAGGACCATGGTCAGCAGCGCCGCCAGAATGGCCAGCGCGGCGCGCGGCCGGTCCGGGCACAACGACTTGGCCATCCCCCAGACCGCTTGCGCCACGATGGCCACGGCGACGACCTTGAGCCCGTGCACCCAGCCGGACTGGGCCAGCCCCTGGTACTCGGCGATGCCAAAGGCGAACAGGATCAGCGCAATCGCCGATGGCAAGGTGAATCCGGCCCAGGCCGCCAGCAGCCCCAGCCAGCCCGCGCGGCCCAACCCCAGCGCCATACCGACCTGGCTGCTGGCCGGCCCCGGCAGGAACTGGCACAGGGCGACCAGATCGGAGTAGCTGCGGTCATCCAGCCAGCGGCGACGCTCGACGAACTCCGAGCGGAAATAGCCCAGATGCGCGATCGGCCCGCCGAAGGAGGTCAGCCCCAGCTTGAGGAAGGCGCCGAAGACTTCGACGGGTGAGCCGCGCGCGGCAGCGGCCTCATGCTGCAAGGTGTTGGTGGAATCTGTCATTTGTGCATCGCCTCCCCGGTGAACTCCCGGATGCGGTCCTTGGCCAGCGCCAAGCCTTCCTTGCCCTTGGGCGTGATCGTGTAGAGCTTGCGCACGGTGCGCCCTTCACGCTCCTGGCGGGAGACGAGGTAGCCGTCGCGCTCCATCTTGTGCAGCATCGGGTACAGCGTTCCGGGGGAGAGGCGGTAGCCGTGGTGGGCCAGCTCGTCGATCATCCATTGCCCGTAGATCTCCTGCTCGGCTGCGTGGTGCAGCACATGCAGGCGGATCAGCCCCGACAGCAGGTCGTGGTGCTCCATGGCACGTGGAGTAGGTTTCTCTTTCATATCGAATATCGATAACGAAATTCGATAATACCAGCCTCACTTCAGATTGCCTGCCGCTTGTGCGGGAGGTCTCAGACCCTGCGACCCTCCGCATCCACCACGGCTTCGCCGTCTTCCTTGCGGAACGCGCCGCGCTGCGGCTGCGGCAGGATGTCCAGCACGGCCTCCGAAGGCCGGCACAGGCGCGTGCCCAGCGGCGTGACCACAATGGGCCGGTTGATGAGGATGGGATGCTGGAGCATGAAGTCGATCAACCGGTCATCGCCCCACTGCGGGTCGCCCAGGCCCAGTTCGGCATAGGGCGTGCCTTTCTCGCGCAGCACGGCGCGCGCCGATACGCCCATTGCGGCGATCAGCACCATCAGCGTCGCCCGATCGGGCGGGGTCTTCAGGTACTCGATGACCGTGGGCTCCTCGCCGCTGTTGCGGATCAGGGCCAGCACGTTGCGCGAGGTGCCGCAGTCGGGATTGTGGTAGATCGTGACGGTGCTCATGGGAGTGACCTGGTTGGTTATCGGGTGGCGGAGTTCGGGCCGCATTCGTACCAGCCGCGCGAGCGGTTGACCACGCGCACGACCAGCAGCATCACGGGTACCTCGATCAGCACGCCGACCACGGTGGCCAACGCCGCGCCGGACTGGAAGCCGAACAGGCTGATGGCGGCGGCCACGGCCAGCTCGAAGAAGTTGGAGGCACCAATCAGCGCCGAGGGACAGGCAATGTTGTGCTGCTCGCCCAGCCGACGGTTGAGCCAGTAGGCCAACCCGGAGTTGAAGAACACCTGGATCAGGATCGGCACCGCCAACATGGCGATCACCAGCGGCTGGCGGATGATGGCCTCGCCCTGGAAGGCGAACAGCAGCACCAGCGTGAGCAGCAGCGCCGCGATCGACAGAGGGCCGATGCGCTCCAGCGCCCGGTCGAAGGCGGCTTGGCCCTTGCTCAGCAACGCGCGGCGCCAGAGCTGGGCCAGGATGACCGGAATCACGATGTACAGACCGACCGATACCAGTAAGGTGTCCCACGGCACCGTAATGGACGATAAGCCCAGTAGCAGGCCCACGATTGGGGCGAAGGCGAAGACCATGATGGTGTCGTTCAGCGCCACCTGCGACAGCGTGAACACAGGATCGCCCCCGGTCAGCCGGCTCCAGACGAACACCATTGCCGTGCAGGGTGCGGCGGCCAGCAGGATCAGGCCCGCGACATAGCTGTCGAGCTGGTCGGAGGGCAGCCACTGCGCGAAGACCTGGCGGATGAAGATCCAGGCGAGTAGCGCCATCGAGAAGGGTTTGACGGCCCAGTTGACGAACAGCGTCACGCCGATGCCGCGCCAATGCTGCTTGACTTGGCCGAGAGCGCCGAAGTCCACCTTGAGCAGCATGGGAATGATCATCACCCAGATCAGCAGGCCCACCGGCAGGTTGACCTGCGCGATCTCCATGCGGCCGATGGCATGGAACACGCTGGGCGCGAACTGGCCGAGCGCGATACCGGCGACGATGCACAGGAGTACCCACACGCTCAGGTAGCGCTCGAAGACGCTCATGGTGGGGGCGGCCGGCACGCGGCTGGCCGTTTGGGTTCCAACACTCATCGCGCAGACCTCACTTCGTGCCGATGCTGCGCAGCTCGTGCTGCAGCGACATGGCATCCAGGCGTTGCATCGGCAGCGACAGGAATAGCTCGATGCGCCGGCGCAAGGTCAGCGCCGCATCCGTGAATGCCTTGCGCTTCTGTTCGTCGGTGCCCTCGACGGCTGCGGGATCAGGCACACCCCAATGCGCCGACATCGGGCGTCCCGGCCACACGGGGCAGACCTCGCCGGCGGCGTTGTCGCAGACCGTGAAGATGAAATCCAGCTCCGGCGCACCGGGCGCCGCGAACTCGTCCCAGTTCTTGCTGCGGTAGCCGGCGGTCGGCATGTGCAGCCGCTCCAGCGTGGCGAGCGCCAGTGGGTGGACTTCGCCCTTGGGGTGGCTGCCCGCCGAGTAGGCGCGAAAGCGCCCCTGGCCC
Above is a window of Acidovorax sp. KKS102 DNA encoding:
- the arsB gene encoding ACR3 family arsenite efflux transporter; the encoded protein is MSVGTQTASRVPAAPTMSVFERYLSVWVLLCIVAGIALGQFAPSVFHAIGRMEIAQVNLPVGLLIWVMIIPMLLKVDFGALGQVKQHWRGIGVTLFVNWAVKPFSMALLAWIFIRQVFAQWLPSDQLDSYVAGLILLAAAPCTAMVFVWSRLTGGDPVFTLSQVALNDTIMVFAFAPIVGLLLGLSSITVPWDTLLVSVGLYIVIPVILAQLWRRALLSKGQAAFDRALERIGPLSIAALLLTLVLLFAFQGEAIIRQPLVIAMLAVPILIQVFFNSGLAYWLNRRLGEQHNIACPSALIGASNFFELAVAAAISLFGFQSGAALATVVGVLIEVPVMLLVVRVVNRSRGWYECGPNSATR
- a CDS encoding GNAT family N-acetyltransferase; translation: MWHTLTIQLRHETADDIAAIEAVTTAAFADAPHTSHTEQFIVRALRAANELTLSIVAEEHGRVVGHVALSPVTITHEHRRKTEGWYGLGPISVLPPRQGRGIGSRLMEQALSELRAMQAAGCVLLGDPTYYTRFGFQAHAGLQLPGVPPGYFMALALHGTVPEGIAHYSDAFNAAA
- the chrA gene encoding chromate efflux transporter; its protein translation is MTDSTNTLQHEAAAARGSPVEVFGAFLKLGLTSFGGPIAHLGYFRSEFVERRRWLDDRSYSDLVALCQFLPGPASSQVGMALGLGRAGWLGLLAAWAGFTLPSAIALILFAFGIAEYQGLAQSGWVHGLKVVAVAIVAQAVWGMAKSLCPDRPRAALAILAALLTMVLPSAAGQLAAIAVAGLLGWWTLKIAQPGGGHAHSYPVSRKLGIVALLLFAAPLVGLPLWAAATDSSTIALLEGVYRSGALVFGGGHVVLPLLQASVVPSGVVSNADFLAGYGAAQAVPGPLFTFSAYLGAVAHGPLHGWIGGLALLGTIFLPAFFMLVGALPFWEGLRHRAGIQTAMAGINAGVVGILVSALYDPVWTSAIHSKADFGLALLSFGLLTVGRVPPALVVLLAGLVGWVMAMGV
- the arsC gene encoding arsenate reductase (glutaredoxin) (This arsenate reductase requires both glutathione and glutaredoxin to convert arsenate to arsenite, after which the efflux transporter formed by ArsA and ArsB can extrude the arsenite from the cell, providing resistance.), with protein sequence MSTVTIYHNPDCGTSRNVLALIRNSGEEPTVIEYLKTPPDRATLMVLIAAMGVSARAVLREKGTPYAELGLGDPQWGDDRLIDFMLQHPILINRPIVVTPLGTRLCRPSEAVLDILPQPQRGAFRKEDGEAVVDAEGRRV
- a CDS encoding PadR family transcriptional regulator, which encodes MEHHDLLSGLIRLHVLHHAAEQEIYGQWMIDELAHHGYRLSPGTLYPMLHKMERDGYLVSRQEREGRTVRKLYTITPKGKEGLALAKDRIREFTGEAMHK
- a CDS encoding arsenate reductase ArsC, with amino-acid sequence MTTDKTYNALFICTGNSARSILAEGILNELGQGRFRAYSAGSHPKGEVHPLALATLERLHMPTAGYRSKNWDEFAAPGAPELDFIFTVCDNAAGEVCPVWPGRPMSAHWGVPDPAAVEGTDEQKRKAFTDAALTLRRRIELFLSLPMQRLDAMSLQHELRSIGTK